In Thermococcus sp. MV5, the genomic window ACCAAGATTAGGGAACAGCTTGGCTGGAGGCCAAGGCATAAATTCGAGGAAGGAATCAAAAAGACCGTCGAGTGGTATATGAACAATGAGTGGTGGTGGAGGCCGTTAGTTGATGAAAAAGTTCTTCACCCGACGCCATGGAAGCTGAGGTGGTAATCGAGAAATTTAAATGAAGATATTAACAAGATATATACGGTGAGAAAAAATGCCCATCATTGTTGAGGCTGTTTATGAAAATGGTGTCTTTAAGCCTTTAAAGAAATTAAAGCTAAAAAATGGCCAAAAAGTCAAAATTAGAATTGAGTTAGATGTATCTAAGTATTATGGAGTATTCGGAAAAGCTTCTGCAAAAGAATTAAAAGAACTAGAAGAGGAGGCTCAAATGTGATATTTGTTGATACAAATATATTTTACAATTTTCTTTTTGAAACTGAACTTAGTCCAAGAGCAAAAGAGATTATTGAGATGCCTTATGAACTTGTTACATCATTTACTGTTCTGAATGAGCTTGTTTATATTATTATTAGGAAACTTACCGAAAGGAGGTATGGGATAAGGAACTATTTTGATTTCAGAAAATTTATCTCTGAAAAGGGTTACGAACCCTTCAAAGAGGATTTAAAAGTTATATTTGGGTTACTTGATGAAAGGAGTATTGCAATCTTGCCTGACTATCAAGAGGTCAGTGAATGGAGGAAAGTTATGGAAAAGTACAAACTCCTATCCAATGATGCGTTAATTGCAATAACTTGCAGGCACTATGGGATAAACACACTGGCAACCTTTGATGGGGATTTTAAACGGGTTGATTTTCTTGAAGTTGTGCCATGAGGTGGTAGCAATGCCCTTCGAATTTAAAAGGTTGGAAATCCCAGATGTGATTTTAATTAAGCCTAAGGTCTTTGAGGATGAGAGGGGCTTTTTCATGGAAACTTACAAAAAACCAGATTTTGAAAAAGCTGGGATAAAAGGTGATTTTGTTCAGGATAATCATTCAAAGTCAAAGTACGGGGTTTTGAGAGGTTTGCACTTTCAGAGAGAGCCTTATGCTCAGGCCAAAATAGTGAGGTGCATTAGAGGAGTTATCTACGATGTCGCTGTTGATTTAAGGAAAAATTCGCCAAACTTTGGGAAATACGTTGGGGTTATTCTTTCGGAATTCAATAAATATCAGCTCTACATTCCGAGGGGATTTGCTCATGGGTTTGTTGTGCTTAGTGATGTTGCCGAAGTTGCTTACAAGGTTGATAACGTCTATGCTCCGGATTATGAGAGTGGCCTTATATGGAATGATCCGGATGTTAATATTCAGTGGCCCGTCGATGAGCCAATAGTTTCTCCAAAGGATCAGAAATGGCCAACTTTGAAAGAGCTAATTGGGAGAGGCGAGCTGTTTTGATGTGGCGAAAGATTACTGGAATTCTAGGATTTTATTGGGAATGAAAAGTACAGCTGATTTTGCGTAATCTTTTTAGTCTTTAGTTATTATTAAGGGATGCGGGGGGTGAAAATGTGGGTAAAGTTGTGATCACACTTAATGTTCCGGATGGTATGGAGGAAATCATTAAGTCCGTCCTTGAGAAAGAAGCGAGAGTTATTATAAGGAAATTGGCAAAAACAGATTTTAAGAATACATTTGGGATTTTAAAGGGGAAAAGGAAAAGTGTTGATGAAATTGAGGCTGATATTTATGACGAGTGGGAAGTTTAGGTTCTTCATTGACAGCAATGTTATACTGAATTATTTTTATGAAGATGAGAACGCGAGAGAAATAATAGAGATTGCAGAAAGGCGTGTGAGAAGGAAGGAATTATCCTAATTGAAAGCAAAGAGAAGCTCGATGAAATAATTGGTTCCGGTGACTCAAAATGAGGGTTGCAGTAATCGGTGCAAACGGACAGCTTGGGACGGATTTAGTTGAAGTCTTTGGAGGAGAAGCAATACCCTTGACTCATA contains:
- a CDS encoding antitoxin family protein, translated to MPIIVEAVYENGVFKPLKKLKLKNGQKVKIRIELDVSKYYGVFGKASAKELKELEEEAQM
- a CDS encoding PIN domain-containing protein, with the protein product MIFVDTNIFYNFLFETELSPRAKEIIEMPYELVTSFTVLNELVYIIIRKLTERRYGIRNYFDFRKFISEKGYEPFKEDLKVIFGLLDERSIAILPDYQEVSEWRKVMEKYKLLSNDALIAITCRHYGINTLATFDGDFKRVDFLEVVP
- the rfbC gene encoding dTDP-4-dehydrorhamnose 3,5-epimerase, yielding MPFEFKRLEIPDVILIKPKVFEDERGFFMETYKKPDFEKAGIKGDFVQDNHSKSKYGVLRGLHFQREPYAQAKIVRCIRGVIYDVAVDLRKNSPNFGKYVGVILSEFNKYQLYIPRGFAHGFVVLSDVAEVAYKVDNVYAPDYESGLIWNDPDVNIQWPVDEPIVSPKDQKWPTLKELIGRGELF